A window of the Trichoderma asperellum chromosome 4, complete sequence genome harbors these coding sequences:
- a CDS encoding uncharacterized protein (TransMembrane:3 (o38-57i64-84o96-118i)) has translation MAPSHLISSVTNGDEESIEKVQVVYQSLAPQLANPSPLAMGGFATSLLTVSLAMMGFRGVSNQTVFVGDLCFVACVALLISAQWEMVRGNTFSYTVLSAFGLFYGGYGMIMIPSWGVVDAFGGYTPEFYNAMGFFILSTS, from the exons ATGGCGCCGTCACATTTGATTTCTTCAGTAACcaatggtgatgaagagagtATCGAGAAAGTGCAGGTGGTATACCAAAGCCTTGCACCGCAGCTCGCTAATCCT TCTCCCCTAGCAATGGGCGGCTTTGCAACAAGTCTCCTTACCGTTTCTCTTGCGATGATGGGCTTCCGAGGCGTTTCAAATCAGACTGTTTTCGTCGGAGACCTATGCTTCGTCGCCTGCGTTGCACTGCTTATATCAGCTCAGTGGGAGATGGTCCGTGGTAATACCTTTTCGTATACAGTACTGAGTGCGTTTG GTCTTTTTTACGGTGGTTATGGCATGATAATGATACCTTCATGGGGTGTCGTTGATGCATTTGGTGGCTATACGCCTGAATTTTATAATGCAATgggtttttttattctaaGTACAAGCTGA
- a CDS encoding uncharacterized protein (EggNog:ENOG41), with amino-acid sequence MNTQELNDIAVALEKARISRTPIDPPKKTYPNLTADGAFEVQRITVQNAVKNGDRLVGYKLGNIAKVMQAAFGLDHPDYGFLLAGGFLHEGQKISLSKFIKPYVELEPAFVLKGHLKGPNVTIADVVRAIDFAIPAIEIIDSRVKNWAIGLEDTLADNGSQGGIILGGTPRQVTDLNLHNTKGVLKFNGTEIMTGNTSNILGNPLAATAWLVNRLAEYDVEFLPGQVIMPGSCLQAMPMDKPGRWTCSFEGWGTIEFDVVE; translated from the coding sequence ATGAACACTCAAGAGCTCAACGACATTGCGGTTGCCCTAGAGAAGGCACGCATCAGCCGGACTCCTATTGATCCCCCCAAGAAAACCTACCCTAATCTTACTGCCGATGGCGCCTTCGAGGTTCAGAGGATAACCGTCCAGAACGCAGTCAAAAATGGTGATCGCCTTGTAGGATACAAGCTGGGCAACATCGCCAAGGTCATGCAAGCTGCGTTTGGCCTAGATCATCCAGACTACGGCTTCCTGTTGGCCGGCGGCTTCCTACACGAGGGCCAAAAGATCTCTCTAAGCAAGTTCATCAAGCCGTACGTCGAGCTGGAGCCTGCATTCGTCCTCAAGGGCCACCTGAAAGGTCCCAATGTGACCATCGCTGATGTCGTCCGCGCCATCGACTTCGCCATCCCTGCTATTGAGATTATCGACTCTCGTGTCAAGAACTGGGCTATCGGCCTCGAGGATACTCTGGCCGACAACGGCTCCCAGGGCGGCATTATTTTAGGCGGCACCCCACGTCAGGTCACCGACCTCAATTTACATAACACTAAAGGTGTCTTGAAGTTCAATGGGACGGAGATTATGACGGGTAACACGTCAAATATCCTGGGTAACCCGCTGGCGGCTACGGCCTGGCTGGTTAACCGCCTCGCGGAGTACGATGTTGAGTTTCTGCCGGGTCAGGTCATCATGCCCGGTAGTTGCTTGCAGGCGATGCCGATGGACAAGCCTGGACGGTGGACCTGCAGTTTCGAAGGTTGGGGAACTATTGAATTCGATGTCGTGGAGTAA